The nucleotide window AAAACTGGATGGCGATGGCCCGGTTGGCCGGCAGGGTCGGCAGCGGCAGCACATCCCCGGCCTGGCCTTGGGTATTGCTGACGCATTGCCCTTGCTCCCCTGCCGCCAGATCACGGCTGGCGGGATCCACCGCACAGGGATAGCCTGGATACACGGTGGTGGCATTGGGCGACCGCGGTGCATTGGTACTGAAGGACGGCATACTGAACGTCACGGTTTCCGGGCTGGCCGGGTTGCCGCGCAAATCCTGCACACCATCCGTAAGCGCGACCTGATACTCCGTCCCAAAGCTCAAGGGTTGATCCGGCATCAGCACCACCGAAGCACCATCCACTTGCCACTGAAACGGCACCGCGCTGCCCTGCTGAGTCAGCATCAACGTCACGCCGGGCTCAATGGTGGTCTGATCTGGCGTTTCGTTCAGATTGAGAATGATCGGGTCACCGGGACGGAAGCGGTCGGCAAAATCTCCCGGCTGCCAGCTCTGTAGAACCGGGCCGCTGATATCCGCCACTGGCTGGGGCGCATTCTCCTGATCTGCATAGGATTCCATGTGGAAACTGAGTACACCGTAAGCCGTTTCAATACCCAGCACTTCCGGCTCAACCACGCCAACGGCATCGATCACCATGCGCCCTTCTTCCACAATGGCCCGGCCCACCAGATCCACCTGCAACAGGCTCTGGGTGAAGGCACCATTGGCGCGGGAATCCGCGGTGGAGAATGCCAGATCCAGGGTTAGCTCCACTCGTCGCGGTGCTTCGGGGCTCTGGCTGTAAGGCGTAGGCAACAGGTAGCCGTTGGCATCGGAGACAAAACTCACTGTCACATCACCGGAATCAAAACCGGCCGGCAGATAGCCACCAATCAACACGTCCAGTGGCTCACCTTCCAGCAGCGAACCTTTACTGATTCGCAGCGGCGCGGCATCCGGGTAATTGGGGATGTACGCCAGATCGGCAAACACGTTACCGGACAGCTTTGACACGGTGGTGTCACCCAACAACTTGGCCACCAACGGCACACAGTTAATCGGGGCTCCGGTCAAAGGTGACCGAGTCACGCCGTCCTCATTACAGCCTTTGACGGGATCTGCTGCCATGGCTTCCAGCACCAGCGTTTCGCTGGGGGCCGAATCCTCAGGAACCAGAGAGTAGCTCGCGCCTCCGGTCAGGCTGTTTCCGAACACGCTGGCCAGGTCGCTGGTCAGGGTCAGGGTGTAGGTGTTCCCCGGCGTCAGGTCTTCCACCGGATCGATGGTCAGCCGGTTGCCTCCACTGAGCACCGATACCGGAATCACGTTATCGGCGTTGTCGGTCAGCGTGACCGAGCTGCCGTAATCCACAGTGGTCGCATCCAACGGTTGGGAAAACTGGAGTCGCAGGGTGGAAAAATCCATCAGCGGACGGTTCTCTGCCGGCGAAAAGCGGCTGACCACAAAATCCGCCGCCTGCTGCTGCGCTTCCACCGCGCCCCGCTTGGCAGAGCCGGTGACAAAATTCAGAGCACCACCACCGACGCCCTCCAGGGTCATGCCTGCCAGCGCCAGGGTGTATTCGCTGTTGAACGCCAACGGTGCCGATGGTGTGACCACCAACGAACTGCCGCCATCGGCCCAGGACACCGCCACATTGACCGCGCCTTGCGGCCCATTCAGGGTGACATCGCTCTCTGCCAGCCCCGGCGGTTCGGAAAACTGCACCACCAGCGGCGCGTGCACTGACACGCCAGCCTGCTCATCGGCAGGATAGGTGTAGAACACATGACCTTTTTCCCGGCCGCTGAAATCCACTGTCTGTTCACTGCCACCACCGCCACAGGCGGCCAGCAGACTGGCAGCGGCAACCAGTAATACGCTACGCATTATCATCACAGCCTCCGCTTATCAGAATTTCAGGGTCAGCGAACCACTGAAGACATGCACGTCGCCATCCGCTTCCACCTGCTCACTGGGCTGCGGGTAAACCGCAGATTGGGTGTCGTAGATATCAAAGGTGCGCGACTCCAGTTTTTGATACTGGTAACCCACATCCAGGCGCACCGGATAGGCCAGCAACCAGGGCTCGTCGAATTTTGCCGTCAGGCCAAGGCCGGCAATCCACTTGTCGCCGTCAAGATAGTTCACGTCCACAGACGCATCAGAATCCAGTGGAGATTCACTGAACGCCAGACCACCAGTGACCGCAAACACCTCATTAAGCTGGAACTCACCGCCAATGCGGGGGATCAGAATATCCTTGAATTTCAGCTGTCCCACATCACCGTTAACGCTCTGGTCCTTGATGGTGTCGTCCTCGAACTCTTCTTCCAGTTTTGACCACTGCTGCCATTCCAGGGTGACACCGGCACGCCAGCGATCCGCCCGGTAGTGCAGGCCACCCGTGAGGATGTTTGGCTGATAGGAATCCAGAGTGGAAATACGCAGAGGCAAGCCCGGCGCACCGATCACCCCTGGAATAATCGCATCGGCGGACACTTCGGTCTGGGTGTTGGAATACATGCGATAGGCAAAGGCGGTTTCCAGGCCATCGAACCAACAGTTGTCACCTTCTGCGCAGAAGGTTTTTCCCCAATCCATGTTCATGCTGAGAATCGGGCGAATGGAGGGCTTGGCCGAGACATCCAGCTGTTCGTACTGGGTATTGCCGGCCAGGTCTGTCGTGGCGCGCAGATCCGCCGCCGCGTGCAGGGTGATCCGTGCGGTGGCCCCCACATCAATACCGCGCCACACCTGGGTAGCACCACCCAGATTGAGGAACAGGGGTTGGCGACCGTATTCCAGATACTGACCTTGCTGAGACGTGGTGGAATCAAACGCCAGCATCTCCTCACCGTACTCTTCCACCCCGAGCATGAAACCCAGATAGAAAGGGTGGCCATACTGGGTGAGCGAGGTCAGGTTGGTCTTCATGCCAATCAGCACCTGCTGGGCAGGGGAATCCTGCAATACATCACCGCGCCGCAGCGGAGCATCAGCACCGCCAAGGCTGTTGGCGCGCAATTCATGCTCCGCATGCATCAACCCGACGGTCAGCTCACCACGTGAGTCGTGGGCCAGATAGGCCGGATTGTAATAGGTGGCGGAAACCTGGCTGTTAAACATGCTCAACGCCTGGGCCGAGGCCAGATCTGAAGGCAGTACGCCGTAGGTGGTACCAATGTTACCCATACTTCCCAAGGCAACAGACTGCATCAACACACCGCCAGCCATGACGGCGATACGTCCCGAAAAGGAAACAGACATTCTTATGCTCCTGACGTTCTTGTTGCTTTTCTCGTCGCCGGGATAGCGACACGGGCAAGACCCTGTCAGGGGTGAACAATTATTCACATAGGAAAAAAGCGGTAATCGGTGTAATCCGGGAAGCGAATTCGTAAAAAACTTTCAAATAGTGAACGGGGTTCCACTAGGAAGATGACACTCGTCAGGCACGGTTGTGCCAGAAGAGGTGTCGCATCGCGACGGAACCGTCGCTCCCACAGGTGGAGATTTCCGGCGTGGGTGCCGCTTTCTTTGTGGGAGCAGCGGTTCCGCCGCGATGAACCAAAAAATGCCCCGGCAAGCCGGGGCGAGGACAGTCATGCGAAAGGAAATCGCAGCACGCGTATCCGTTACTGGATGGACACGCTCTGATAGCTGAGGTTGATACCGCCAGCCGGGATTTGCAGTGTCACCTTGCCGCCTTCAAAACCGGCCAGTGAGATCTCCAGATCCACGTCCAGCGGAGCCTGATTCTGCAGGCCGATAAAGAGGCGGCCATCCGGCAGGAAGTCCAGCGGCCCTTCCAGCACCACATTATCAATCGGCAAGCTCTTCACATTGTGCTCAAGACCAATCGGCAGACTCAGCGCCGGCGCATCGAACAGCAGATCGAACGGGATACGGAATACCGGACCATCCGGGGTTTCCACGATATAGCCCACCGGCGGCACCGTACGCGGGCTGTTCGGGTCATTCGGATCTTCCGGCTCATAGCGCACCCGCATGATGTTGGGACCGGTTGCGGTATCAATCGGGATCAAACCGATGTTATCGAGGTTGGTAGCCTCAATCAGATCGGAAACCAAGGAGGCATCCAGCAAACCATTGACCACATCAGCCAGCGCGTCACCAATCAGCGGGATATTTCCCAGCAAGGTATCCAGGGTGCCTTCGGAAGTTAGCTGCACACCAATCACTGCGGTGGCATCCAGGTTAGTGAGCGCCACCGTGGTGGGGTAAATCACCACTGGCACACCCTGCTCCACTTCATCGAAGTCCAGGATTTCGGTGTTCAGCAAACCGGTCACATACATGATCTTCTCGCTATCACATTGTGTCGGCGTGCCACCCGCTGTGTCATCGAACCCGCAACCGGTGTTGGCATAGGACACCAACCCTTCACCACCGGTACCCCGTGGCACGATGAAGGTGGCATTGGCCGGGGTATCTGCCGGATCCAGGGTGTCACCGGTGATCACCGGTTCACCGCTGTCGATCTGGAAGTTGTTGTTCACATCGGCACTGGGCAAGTTCGCCAGTTCCTGGAAGATGGTGTTGGCAGCAGGGCCGCCCTTGAACAGGATCTCCATGTCCGGACCACCGTCTTTCAGACCGCCACCCAGCAGAGGGGCACTCTGGAAAGGAAGGCCGTCAGCGGAACAGATACCCGCACACCCGGTGCCGCCACCATTACCCGCCATCACATAGCGGTAAAGGGCTCCCTCTACCCACGGTTGCTCCGGAGTAAAGGTCACATTGCGCGTTTCCACCTTCAGCTCACCGGCAACCGGCTCCCAGCTGCCTGCATTGTCTTTCTCTACCAGGAAGGTATTACCCAGTGTGATCGTGGACGCATCCATGTTCTGGGAAAAACGCACAATGATGGAACGGTTGGACGGAAGATCCACGATGGGTATCTGATCCACGACAACCTGTTCAGCTTCCGCACTGGAAGAGATACAGGAGCCCTGGAAGCCAGAATCGATCGCCGTCTGATCTGCCACCGTACTGGCACAGGGGAAACCGGGATAGACCGTGGACGCGAAAGGACCGCGACGCACATCGCCGGGGTCGTTGATCACATACTCTGGCAAGGTGAAGTCGAGACTGTTATCGCCTTCCAGGCTGTCCAGCATTTGCAGGGGGTTACCCGCCAGATCGGTAATTTCCGGCGTGGTTGTGACCACATACTCCACACCATATTCCACCGCCGGATCGGGATGAATCACCAGGGCATTACCGCTCAACGCCCAACTGAAAGGTTCAGCAACTCCACCCTTGGTCAACTGCAGCGTGGTGCCTGGGATAATGGAATCCGGCTCCAGCGCTTCATTGAAATGGATCACAATGGGCTCACCCGGTTCCATACGGTCGGCCACATTGCCCGGCTGCCAGGACAGCTCAGCACCATTATCTCCATTCATGACCGGGACAAACGGGTTCACCGTATCCAGCGGCTGCGCAGGCGCATTTTCCTGATCGCGATAGGATTCCATGCGGAAACTGAGTACGCCGTAGCTGCTTTCCACACCCAGCACGCGAGGCTCAACGACCGTGATGGCGTCGGTGTTCAGCTGGCCATCTTCGATCAGGCCAGTACCCACCAATTCCAGGTGCATAAGATTCTGTGTGAAGGCACCATTGGCGCGCGCGTCGGAGGTGGAAGTGGCCACATCCATCATCAAACGCAGCTGCTTGGGCGCATTATCGCTTTCGGCGTTGGGGTTGGGGAACAGGTAGCCAGTGGCGTCAGAAATGATCTGCACCGTCACTTCACCGGAATCGAAGCCCACCGGCACTTCACCGCCGATAAATACTTCCAGCGCATCCCCTTTCAGGATGCCACCTTTCTTCACTCGCAGTGGCGTTACCTCCGGGAAGCTCGGGGCAAACGCCAGCTCTGCGTAGACATCCCCGGACTGCTTGGAAACGGTCTTGTCTTGCAGCAGGGTACCGATGACTGGCACACAGTTAATCGGCTGACCGGTCAGGGCTGACAGGCGTACGCCCTCATCCAGACACCCCAGATCCTTGTCTGCCGGCGGCGCATTCGTCACCAGAACCGCACGCTCACCGGTCGTCGGGGAGGTGGTGTCCTGCGGCACAGTGCTATGGGTGAAGGCGGCAATGGTATCGCCTGCCTCGTTCTTCACACCATCGATGACCAGTTCATAGGTCTGGCCGGGCACCATGTCGTCTTTTGGATCTACCGTGATGGCGGTGCGCCCCACCAACAATTGCGCCGGCACAAGCTCACCGTTGCTCATCAGGCTAACGGTTGAGCCGTACACGGCGCTGCTCACATCAATGGCCTGGGTGGTGCGAACACGGAAGGACGAGAAGTCCATGCTCTTGAACTGGCCATCATCCGGGAACAGGGAGGACACCTCGAACGTGTCGCTGGTGCGCTGGGTCGCCAGCGGACCTTCCAGAGCGGCACGGGTGGTGAAGTTCAGGGCACCATCCTTGAACGTGGTGGTTTCGCCCAGGACCTTGACCCCGTTCATCACCACTTTATAGGCGGAGGCGGGCTTGAGTGCGTCCACCGGAGTCAGGACCACACCCTTGCCACCCGCTACGGATTCCAGGGTGAAGGCTACGCTCTCACCCTCCGGGCCAGTAAAGGCGAAGTTGCTGGCACTCGCCTTAACGGTATGACTGAACTGCAACGCCACGATTGCACGCGGAGCCACTTGTTCCTGGTTATCCAGCGGATAGGTGTAATGCAGGTTACGCGCATTGAAAGTGGGCGTATCGAAGCTCACATCGGCGCTGTCGCCACCGCAGCCGACCAGGGAGGCCGCTGCTATGGCTGATGCGATGAGGGCAATCTTGTTCTTTTTCATGGTGCGCCTCCGTTAAAACTTGAGGGTGACGGAGCCAGAGAAGACATGGACATCGCCTTCCGTGCTCACGCGCTCATAGGGATTGGTAACACCCGGCTCAGTGCTGGTCAGTTCAAACTCGCGCTCTTCCAGCATCTGGTACTGGTAACCGAAGTCAAGGCGAACCGGATAGGCGAGGATCGGCGGGTTGTGAATGATCAAGGAGCTACCCAGACCGATGATAATCTTGTCGTTATCGTAGAAGTTCACATCCGGGGTCTGAAGACTTTCCAGCGGGCTCTCCTGGTAAGCAGCACCACCAAACAGGATCATGTGCTTGTTAACGGTCCACTCAGCACCGATACGCGGCACAATAATGTCTTTGAATTTTGCGTTGGCCTGATCTCGCACGGTATCGCGAGCCAGTTCATCCTCAAGGTCACTCCAGTTCTGCTGTTCAACCGAGATCGCAGCGCGGAAGTTGTCCGAGAAGTGATAAAGAATACCGCCACTGAAAATATCTGGCTGGTAGGAATCGATGGTATCAATCAACACCGTGATACCCGGATCGATCACCGTTCCCGGGATGGTCAGGTTAGATTCCACTGCGGTACGCGACTCGGTGTGGCCACGGAAGGCGAAAGCCGTTTCCAGGCCCGTCCAGATACCACAATCTTCCCTGCCGCAGAACATCTTGTCGTATTCCAGGTTCAGGGACAGCACCGGGCGAATCACCGGCTTGGCCGACACATTCAATTCTTCGTACTGGGTTTCCCCTGCCAGATCCGCACTGGCAATCAGTGTGGCTTCATTACGCAGGGAAACGAGGACAGATGCACCGGTAGATATACCGTTACCGCCTTCAAGCCCGCCACCAATGCTCAGGAACAGCGGCTGACGTCCGTATTGGAAGTTCTGACCTTCGCGTGAGTTCTTGGACTCAAAGGCAATCATCTCTTCACCGAACTTTTCTACACCAGCGACGATCGCGAAATAGATTGGATGGTCGAACTTGGTCATATCCGTCAGATCAGTCTTGAGGGCAATGATCTGTTGCTGGGTGTCTGCAACATTCGCGCGGCTGCCGTCCCGGATTACGGCAGCACCACCACCGCTGGGGTTGCCCAGGCTGTTTACGTCCAGTTCGTGTTCACCGTGCATCAACCCGACTGTCAGCTCACCTCGCTCATCCTGAGTCAGGTAGGCGGGGTTGTAATAAATCGCGGAAGCCTGGGTATTGAAGAGGGAAAGCCCCTGCGCTGTACCCACGTCGGTGGGCAACAAGCCATAAGTACTGGCTGTATTACCCATGGCGGCGAAGGCCGGGGCGCTCAGCAGGGTCGAGAAAAGGGCTGCAGCCCCCAGACGGCTAAAGGGTTTGACGGACATATGGTTTCTCCGGCGTTTGTTATTCGGCTTATTGCCACTGTCTCACTGAGCGTGGCGTTGTTGCAGCGAAGATCAGGTGAACGGTATGCACCGGCTGACCTGTACTCGCCTGTGTATATGCAATAAGTAAAACAAAACGCTGGTACCACAGCCGTTGCGAAAAGGTTGGGAATAGTTGAGATACGGTGTGTGACTTGGCGGACTTGTTAAGGTGTGTAATCGGAGTGTTTCGATGAGCAAGATGCCAGCCCCACCGACTATACAAAGGCGGCCCTTCTGGCGCCGGGGCCTGTTCGGGCTGGGGCTCAAAGGGTGCAGGAAGCGCCTTTAACAACAGAAAAACCTGCCCGGACGGTATTGCGGCTCCTGTGTAGCTGCCAGCGGAAGAGCCCCCTCGCCAAGCGGATGACTCAGGGGTAAGCGCCAGACACAAAAAAGCCGGCGCGATGGCCGGCTCTTTTGGAGTGACAGACGTTACTGCTTGATGGGCTCCCCCAGGTACTGGAGCTTCACGCCTTGTGCCGGGATTTGCAGGTACATGCTGGGCCGCAGAATCTCGATGATCTTGAGGTTTACATCCAGCGCGATGGTATTGGTGTTGATCTGCTCAATCACCATGCGACCATCCGGCAGGAAGGTCACCGGGCCTCCCAGGTTCATGGTCAACGGATAACTGTGCAGGTTATGCTCGCCATCCAGTGTAATGTGCATGTAGGGCGCATCCAGATACAGATCTACATCAGTGCGGAATTCCGGCCCTTCTGGCGTCGCCACAATCCAGCCTGGGATTAGGCCCTGCCGTTCGATCTCGTCATACACATAGCTGCCATCCGGGTTGGTCTTGCCACAGTAGTTTTCTGCATCGGTGGGCCAGGCCACACAGCTGTAGCGCATGCGCATGTACTGGGTTTCAGTGGGTGTCTCGATATC belongs to Alcanivorax sediminis and includes:
- a CDS encoding Ig-like domain-containing protein, which translates into the protein MIMRSVLLVAAASLLAACGGGGSEQTVDFSGREKGHVFYTYPADEQAGVSVHAPLVVQFSEPPGLAESDVTLNGPQGAVNVAVSWADGGSSLVVTPSAPLAFNSEYTLALAGMTLEGVGGGALNFVTGSAKRGAVEAQQQAADFVVSRFSPAENRPLMDFSTLRLQFSQPLDATTVDYGSSVTLTDNADNVIPVSVLSGGNRLTIDPVEDLTPGNTYTLTLTSDLASVFGNSLTGGASYSLVPEDSAPSETLVLEAMAADPVKGCNEDGVTRSPLTGAPINCVPLVAKLLGDTTVSKLSGNVFADLAYIPNYPDAAPLRISKGSLLEGEPLDVLIGGYLPAGFDSGDVTVSFVSDANGYLLPTPYSQSPEAPRRVELTLDLAFSTADSRANGAFTQSLLQVDLVGRAIVEEGRMVIDAVGVVEPEVLGIETAYGVLSFHMESYADQENAPQPVADISGPVLQSWQPGDFADRFRPGDPIILNLNETPDQTTIEPGVTLMLTQQGSAVPFQWQVDGASVVLMPDQPLSFGTEYQVALTDGVQDLRGNPASPETVTFSMPSFSTNAPRSPNATTVYPGYPCAVDPASRDLAAGEQGQCVSNTQGQAGDVLPLPTLPANRAIAIQFSQDMDTSSMVLGTSCDDGSVRVEKIDAAGNCLEVVPATLSPQLRELTIIPQAPWEQGQLYRYVLGSHSATGCGQNVICSSAGMPLQTAQLLAPESDVGGPDLSVAFVGAEATDNVFLPLRNLPKTDVNANFLVDSEETATVEVPAGSGVYPVPANAARLGVTGYGGAVTGANVGCGFTLLLQPLSCPDQKDTYLNGGINVDIVGWDEAEQAVEVTLYPPVLYTTSKDVHAQLVGVPTSVPTGPLVMRARYRDDGTGRRTLPLQGWIRYDEVEDQLTFDTALDLLLDAQEMEPLGLPLPHNLYSYPLDDVQLKGPVDFLPDGRMVIGLESLTAKDIDVNIGSGLATIDLAIPVGGVNLTFQSGSIK
- a CDS encoding outer membrane protein transport protein, translated to MSVSFSGRIAVMAGGVLMQSVALGSMGNIGTTYGVLPSDLASAQALSMFNSQVSATYYNPAYLAHDSRGELTVGLMHAEHELRANSLGGADAPLRRGDVLQDSPAQQVLIGMKTNLTSLTQYGHPFYLGFMLGVEEYGEEMLAFDSTTSQQGQYLEYGRQPLFLNLGGATQVWRGIDVGATARITLHAAADLRATTDLAGNTQYEQLDVSAKPSIRPILSMNMDWGKTFCAEGDNCWFDGLETAFAYRMYSNTQTEVSADAIIPGVIGAPGLPLRISTLDSYQPNILTGGLHYRADRWRAGVTLEWQQWSKLEEEFEDDTIKDQSVNGDVGQLKFKDILIPRIGGEFQLNEVFAVTGGLAFSESPLDSDASVDVNYLDGDKWIAGLGLTAKFDEPWLLAYPVRLDVGYQYQKLESRTFDIYDTQSAVYPQPSEQVEADGDVHVFSGSLTLKF
- a CDS encoding Ig-like domain-containing protein, whose protein sequence is MKKNKIALIASAIAAASLVGCGGDSADVSFDTPTFNARNLHYTYPLDNQEQVAPRAIVALQFSHTVKASASNFAFTGPEGESVAFTLESVAGGKGVVLTPVDALKPASAYKVVMNGVKVLGETTTFKDGALNFTTRAALEGPLATQRTSDTFEVSSLFPDDGQFKSMDFSSFRVRTTQAIDVSSAVYGSTVSLMSNGELVPAQLLVGRTAITVDPKDDMVPGQTYELVIDGVKNEAGDTIAAFTHSTVPQDTTSPTTGERAVLVTNAPPADKDLGCLDEGVRLSALTGQPINCVPVIGTLLQDKTVSKQSGDVYAELAFAPSFPEVTPLRVKKGGILKGDALEVFIGGEVPVGFDSGEVTVQIISDATGYLFPNPNAESDNAPKQLRLMMDVATSTSDARANGAFTQNLMHLELVGTGLIEDGQLNTDAITVVEPRVLGVESSYGVLSFRMESYRDQENAPAQPLDTVNPFVPVMNGDNGAELSWQPGNVADRMEPGEPIVIHFNEALEPDSIIPGTTLQLTKGGVAEPFSWALSGNALVIHPDPAVEYGVEYVVTTTPEITDLAGNPLQMLDSLEGDNSLDFTLPEYVINDPGDVRRGPFASTVYPGFPCASTVADQTAIDSGFQGSCISSSAEAEQVVVDQIPIVDLPSNRSIIVRFSQNMDASTITLGNTFLVEKDNAGSWEPVAGELKVETRNVTFTPEQPWVEGALYRYVMAGNGGGTGCAGICSADGLPFQSAPLLGGGLKDGGPDMEILFKGGPAANTIFQELANLPSADVNNNFQIDSGEPVITGDTLDPADTPANATFIVPRGTGGEGLVSYANTGCGFDDTAGGTPTQCDSEKIMYVTGLLNTEILDFDEVEQGVPVVIYPTTVALTNLDATAVIGVQLTSEGTLDTLLGNIPLIGDALADVVNGLLDASLVSDLIEATNLDNIGLIPIDTATGPNIMRVRYEPEDPNDPNSPRTVPPVGYIVETPDGPVFRIPFDLLFDAPALSLPIGLEHNVKSLPIDNVVLEGPLDFLPDGRLFIGLQNQAPLDVDLEISLAGFEGGKVTLQIPAGGINLSYQSVSIQ
- a CDS encoding OmpP1/FadL family transporter, translating into MSVKPFSRLGAAALFSTLLSAPAFAAMGNTASTYGLLPTDVGTAQGLSLFNTQASAIYYNPAYLTQDERGELTVGLMHGEHELDVNSLGNPSGGGAAVIRDGSRANVADTQQQIIALKTDLTDMTKFDHPIYFAIVAGVEKFGEEMIAFESKNSREGQNFQYGRQPLFLSIGGGLEGGNGISTGASVLVSLRNEATLIASADLAGETQYEELNVSAKPVIRPVLSLNLEYDKMFCGREDCGIWTGLETAFAFRGHTESRTAVESNLTIPGTVIDPGITVLIDTIDSYQPDIFSGGILYHFSDNFRAAISVEQQNWSDLEDELARDTVRDQANAKFKDIIVPRIGAEWTVNKHMILFGGAAYQESPLESLQTPDVNFYDNDKIIIGLGSSLIIHNPPILAYPVRLDFGYQYQMLEEREFELTSTEPGVTNPYERVSTEGDVHVFSGSVTLKF